A window of the Electrophorus electricus isolate fEleEle1 chromosome 11, fEleEle1.pri, whole genome shotgun sequence genome harbors these coding sequences:
- the mfsd2aa gene encoding LOW QUALITY PROTEIN: sodium-dependent lysophosphatidylcholine symporter 1-A (The sequence of the model RefSeq protein was modified relative to this genomic sequence to represent the inferred CDS: deleted 2 bases in 1 codon) — protein MARGEGVEQLPATLCPSFKHLSRDGVKIAMKKPTGLSVSSKLCYAIGGAPYQITGSALGFFLQIYLLDVAQLDPFYASIILFMGRVWDAVTDPTVGFLISRSPWTRHGRMMPWIMLSTPFAVMSYFMIWLVPPVEQGKVVWYLFFYCIFQSMQTCFHVPYSALTMFITSEQKERDSSTAYRMTVEVLGTLIGTAIQGQIVGGANAPCLNHTFSPNASYSIIQIPNISISQISLDDTKRAYMLASGAIGIIYLFCAAVLFLGVREKKAVSRVRVERRTSFFSGLLLLWRHRPYVKLVIGFLFTSLGFLLLEGNFALFITYTLGFRDDFQNVLLAIMLSATLTIPLWQLFLTRFGKKTSVYIGISWAVPFMILVVCVESNLIITYIVSLASGISVAAAFFLPWSMLPDVVDDFKVNNPDSQGHEAVFYSFYVFFTKFASGISLGISTLCLYFAGYVTRGCTQPDSVHLTLKILVSAAPITFIVLGLIIFKTYPINEERRRHNCGQLRTLLQDSNDPDSENSESSDLRNAV, from the exons ATGGCAAGAGGAGAAGGGGTCGAACAACTTCCCGCCACTTTGTGTCcatcttttaaacatttaagcCGAGATGGAGTCAAAATTGCCATG AAGAAGCCAACAGgcctgtctgtcagcagtaaACTCTGTTATGCCATTGGGGGAGCCCCATATCAGATCACAGGAAGTGCTTTGGGCTTCTTCCTGCAGATCTACTTGCTGGACGTGGCTCAG CTGGACCCATTCTACGCATCCATCATTCTGTTCATGGGCCGTGTGTGGGATGCTGTGACCGACCCAACCGTGGGCTTTCTCATCAGCCGGAGCCCATGGACGCGTCATGGACGCATGATGCCCTG gatCATGTTATCAACACCGTTCGCAGTGATGAGCTACTTTATGATTTGGCTGGTACCGCCGGTAGAGCAGGGCAAGGTGGTGTGGTACCTGTTCTTCTACTGCATCTTCCAGTCTATGCAGACG TGTTTCCATGTGCCTTACTCTGCCTTGACCATGTTCATCACTTCagagcagaaggagagagattcTTCCACAGCATATA GGATGACTGTAGAGGTGCTGGGTACTCTAATTGGAACTGCCATTCAGGGCCAGATAGTGGGTGGGGCAAACGCTCCCTGTCTGAATCACACCTTCTCCCCAAATGCCAGCTATAGCATCATACAGATCCCCAACATCAGCATCTCTCAGATCTCATTGGATGACACA AAGCGGGCATACATGCTGGCCTCGGGTGCGATTGGCATCATCTACTTGTTTTGTGCCGCCGTGCTCTTCCTGGGTGTACGAGAGAAAAAAG ctgtgtcgAGAGTGCGGGTGGAGCGGCGTACGTCCTTCTTCAGTGGATTGCTGCTGTTGTGGAGACACAGACCTTATGTTAAGCTGGTCATAGGATTCCTCTTCACCTCATTGGGTTTCCTG CTACTTGAAGGGAACTTTGCGTTGTTCATCACCTACACACTCGGGTTTCGGGACGATTTCCAGAATGTTTTGCTGGCTATAATG CTATCTGCGACCCTCACCATTCCCCTATGGCAACTCTTCCTCACACGATTTGGTAAAAAAACATCAGTGTACATCGGCATCTCG TGGGCAGTTCCCTTTATGAtcctggtggtgtgtgttgagagtAATCTCATCATAACATACATTGTCTCCTTGGCGTCAGGGATCAGCGTGGCCGCTGCCTTTTTCCTGCCATG GTCAATGCTGCCAGACGTGGTCGATGACTTTAAAGTGAACAATCCAGACTCTCAAGGGCATGAAGCCGTTTTCTACTCTTTCTATGTTTTCTTTACCAAGTTTGCCTCTGGAATCTCCCTCGGAATCTCAACACTTTGTTTATA CTTCGCGGGTTACGTGACCCGGGGATGCACCCAGCCAGATTCGGTACATTTAACACTAAAGATATTGGTCTCGGCTGCTCCCATCACTTTCATCGTCCTCGGTCTCATCATCTTCAAAACCTACCCCATCAACGAAGAGAGGAGACGGCACAACTGTGGGCAACTTCGCACGCTGCTCCA GGACAGCAACGACCCGGACTCCGAAAAC TCCGAGTCGTCAGACTTACGAAATGCTGTTTAA